The Marinifilum sp. JC120 genome window below encodes:
- the rimI gene encoding ribosomal-protein-alanine N-acetyltransferase — protein MKSAEVTSGTQKIFDLGPEHITQLRALESLCFAYQWTEEQFRLGLEKNAFFVLGYEEQGMLIGYLAYSIVLDEMEVLNLGVHPEFRRKGIGRALMHDLMRRCQEMDMKRGLLDVKESNIPAIGLYESLGFVQVGVRKNYYPDTREDALLYDLNF, from the coding sequence ATGAAAAGCGCGGAAGTCACCTCTGGTACTCAGAAAATTTTCGATCTAGGCCCTGAACACATAACTCAGCTCAGGGCACTTGAGTCTCTTTGCTTCGCATACCAATGGACGGAAGAACAGTTTCGGCTTGGGCTGGAAAAAAACGCATTTTTCGTCCTTGGATATGAAGAGCAGGGCATGCTGATCGGCTATTTGGCCTACTCTATCGTGCTGGATGAAATGGAAGTTCTTAATCTTGGGGTACACCCGGAGTTCAGGAGAAAGGGAATTGGCAGGGCGCTTATGCATGACCTCATGCGCAGGTGCCAGGAGATGGATATGAAAAGAGGGCTTCTGGATGTTAAGGAATCCAATATTCCCGCCATCGGACTTTATGAAAGTCTCGGCTTTGTGCAGGTGGGGGTCAGGAAGAATTACTATCCGGATACAAGGGAAGATGCCCTCCTGTATGACTTGAATTTTTAG
- a CDS encoding inositol monophosphatase: protein MQSLLEKATAVVLEAGEIIKESYNKPKKIKYKGRIDLVTETDLAVEDFLKAKLAEILPGSSFLAEETSGNAELGDLTWIIDPLDGTTNFAHGLPMVATSVALWENGQVVLGIVNLPILNEVFTAVHGGGAFMNGKPIHVSDCDSLEESLIATGFPYAIEDHVDFITDALSRVLVSTQGVRRPGAAAFDLAYLACGRYEGYYENSLKPWDMAAGWLLVKEAGGRVTEYGQDEFNLYSPAILATNSRIHEALNRLILPEK, encoded by the coding sequence ATGCAATCATTACTTGAAAAAGCTACTGCGGTCGTCCTTGAGGCCGGTGAAATAATCAAGGAAAGCTACAACAAACCTAAGAAAATTAAGTATAAAGGCCGCATTGATCTCGTAACTGAGACCGATCTGGCGGTTGAGGATTTTCTTAAAGCAAAACTTGCAGAAATCTTGCCGGGATCATCTTTTCTGGCTGAAGAAACCTCCGGTAATGCTGAACTTGGTGACCTTACATGGATTATTGATCCTCTGGATGGAACCACCAACTTTGCCCACGGCTTACCCATGGTGGCCACTTCCGTAGCTCTATGGGAGAACGGACAGGTGGTTCTGGGGATCGTCAATCTGCCTATTCTTAATGAAGTATTCACTGCCGTGCACGGTGGGGGAGCTTTCATGAATGGCAAGCCGATTCATGTTTCGGATTGTGATTCCCTTGAAGAATCCCTGATTGCCACCGGATTTCCTTACGCGATTGAAGATCATGTGGATTTTATTACCGATGCTTTGAGCAGAGTATTAGTCAGCACGCAAGGTGTGCGCCGCCCCGGAGCGGCTGCTTTTGATCTCGCTTATCTGGCATGCGGCAGGTATGAAGGGTATTATGAAAATTCCCTCAAGCCATGGGATATGGCTGCCGGATGGTTGTTGGTAAAAGAGGCCGGGGGTCGTGTTACTGAATACGGGCAAGATGAATTCAATTTGTATTCACCCGCAATTCTGGCTACAAATTCCCGCATTCACGAAGCATTGAACAGACTGATTCTGCCTGAGAAATAA
- a CDS encoding rod shape-determining protein: MLWAKLMSFFGKDLAMDLGTANTLLYTPKDGIILNEPSVVALDARDESVIAVGKEAKEYLGRTPDKIKAIRPMKDGVIADFEVTKKMIAFFIKKAIKGRNLVKPKIIICVPTGITQVEKRAVIESGQQAGAREVRLIEEPMAAAIGAGLNIHEPEGNMVVDIGGGTTEVAVITLSSVAHSQSVRVAGDEMNLAIMRYMQDEFKLLVGENTAEKAKMQIGSAIELPQPLTMTVSGRNLIDGKPKAIEINDAHIREAIADPVAAIVHSVRVALERTQPELVADIANNGLLLAGGGALLKGLDELIHRESSLKVIIDNDPLTTVVRGTGLSLQKDKGFEKVYIN; this comes from the coding sequence ATGCTCTGGGCTAAACTAATGAGTTTTTTCGGCAAGGACCTTGCCATGGACCTTGGTACGGCTAATACACTTCTTTACACTCCCAAGGATGGAATTATCCTTAACGAGCCGTCTGTCGTAGCCCTCGATGCCCGGGATGAATCAGTGATTGCTGTGGGGAAGGAAGCTAAGGAATACCTTGGCCGTACCCCGGACAAAATCAAGGCCATCCGTCCCATGAAAGACGGTGTTATCGCTGATTTTGAAGTGACCAAAAAAATGATCGCCTTTTTCATTAAAAAGGCGATTAAGGGTCGTAATCTGGTTAAACCCAAAATTATTATTTGCGTACCCACCGGGATCACACAGGTTGAAAAAAGGGCGGTAATTGAGTCCGGTCAGCAGGCCGGGGCGCGGGAAGTCAGGCTCATTGAAGAACCCATGGCTGCGGCTATCGGTGCGGGGCTGAATATCCATGAGCCTGAAGGTAACATGGTTGTGGACATAGGTGGCGGTACTACCGAGGTTGCGGTCATCACTCTGTCTTCGGTGGCTCACAGCCAGTCTGTTCGCGTTGCCGGGGATGAGATGAACCTTGCCATTATGCGCTATATGCAGGACGAATTTAAGCTGCTTGTCGGTGAAAATACAGCCGAGAAAGCCAAAATGCAGATCGGCTCTGCAATTGAATTGCCGCAGCCGCTGACCATGACTGTTTCAGGTCGAAATCTCATAGACGGCAAACCCAAGGCCATTGAGATTAATGATGCCCATATCAGGGAAGCTATTGCTGATCCTGTTGCGGCTATTGTGCACTCAGTACGAGTGGCTCTTGAACGCACACAGCCCGAACTTGTAGCCGATATCGCCAATAATGGCTTGCTGCTTGCTGGCGGTGGGGCACTGCTGAAAGGTCTGGATGAGCTGATTCATCGCGAGAGTTCACTTAAGGTCATAATAGACAACGATCCCCTGACTACAGTTGTGCGCGGGACCGGACTAAGTCTCCAAAAAGATAAAGGCTTTGAAAAAGTCTACATTAATTAA
- a CDS encoding formate dehydrogenase, with protein sequence MSGKSFFVDLTLCTACRGCQVACKQWKKLPAEHTRNVGSHQNPQDLSSKTIRLVRFSEARDEDGKFRWLFFPEQCRHCIEPPCKYIANMYKPGSVVQDEKTGAVIMTDKAVLPKGKVEGWEMCPYNVPRQDPETGLFSKCDMCIDRVEMGMQPACVQSCPTGTMNFGDRADMLKLAEERLAVVKKTNPNAYLADPEDVRVIYLCETKPENYFDNVVASADQRKTIMAARTPSKTSRRGFLTALKNKA encoded by the coding sequence ATGTCCGGTAAAAGCTTCTTTGTAGACCTCACCCTTTGTACCGCCTGTCGTGGTTGTCAGGTTGCCTGCAAGCAGTGGAAAAAACTCCCTGCCGAGCACACTCGTAATGTGGGTTCTCACCAGAACCCGCAGGACCTGTCATCCAAAACAATCCGTCTGGTCCGCTTCAGCGAAGCACGCGACGAAGACGGTAAATTCCGCTGGCTTTTCTTCCCGGAACAGTGTCGTCACTGCATCGAGCCTCCCTGTAAGTACATCGCGAACATGTACAAGCCCGGCTCAGTGGTTCAGGACGAAAAGACCGGGGCAGTCATCATGACTGACAAGGCCGTGCTGCCCAAGGGTAAAGTGGAAGGCTGGGAAATGTGTCCTTACAACGTTCCCCGTCAGGACCCGGAAACTGGTCTCTTCTCCAAATGCGATATGTGCATCGATCGCGTGGAAATGGGCATGCAGCCTGCTTGTGTACAGAGCTGCCCCACCGGAACAATGAACTTCGGTGACCGCGCAGACATGCTTAAGCTGGCTGAAGAAAGGCTTGCGGTAGTCAAAAAGACCAACCCCAACGCCTACCTCGCCGATCCCGAGGATGTGCGCGTGATTTACCTTTGCGAAACCAAGCCTGAGAACTACTTTGATAATGTTGTAGCTTCTGCTGACCAACGCAAAACAATCATGGCAGCAAGAACCCCGTCCAAAACCTCAAGACGCGGATTTCTTACCGCTCTTAAAAATAAAGCCTAG
- a CDS encoding twin-arginine translocation signal domain-containing protein, with the protein MMNINRRDFVKLTTAAAAGIAAVPAFGGLGQAFANTAEERAKQLSPKWTQQTTSVCAFCSVGCGLLVNTDLETKRAVNVEGNPDHPINEGALCAKGAASIQMTENPKRPGKFLYRAPYSGEWEEKDWNFCKTRIAQLIKKSRDESFEKKNAKGQVVNRTMGIASLGSAALDNEECYAMHSFMRSLGLVYVEHQARI; encoded by the coding sequence ATGATGAATATTAATCGTAGAGATTTTGTGAAGCTGACGACTGCGGCAGCTGCGGGTATCGCCGCAGTTCCGGCATTCGGCGGACTTGGGCAAGCCTTTGCCAATACTGCCGAGGAACGGGCAAAGCAGCTCAGTCCTAAATGGACACAGCAGACTACATCAGTCTGTGCGTTCTGTTCCGTGGGTTGCGGCCTTTTGGTCAATACTGACCTTGAGACCAAACGCGCAGTAAACGTGGAAGGTAACCCCGACCACCCTATCAACGAAGGTGCGCTCTGTGCCAAGGGTGCGGCATCTATTCAGATGACCGAAAACCCAAAGCGCCCTGGGAAATTCCTGTACCGCGCTCCTTACAGCGGAGAATGGGAAGAGAAGGATTGGAATTTCTGTAAAACACGCATCGCACAGTTGATCAAAAAATCTCGCGATGAAAGCTTTGAAAAGAAAAATGCAAAGGGGCAGGTGGTCAACCGCACCATGGGTATCGCCTCTCTCGGTTCCGCTGCGCTGGATAACGAAGAATGTTATGCCATGCACAGCTTCATGCGTTCACTCGGCCTGGTCTATGTTGAGCACCAGGCTCGTATCTGA
- a CDS encoding GAF domain-containing protein, translated as MPRNEILINILSIVCNVFEAHSVVLFLPDGQHGYSLSTYFSLGDDISPKGTPLQKKSLAGIVIGKNEPLFINNMDRKGSTTLGYYEKREDSKVKAFMGTPLDQSLGAICLDSKRTYSFSTKDLKILSQFGKMITSMLSCIRSADADGRKNEYFMTLKLLHDLRKRQPKWNSFLDNLLSMTASTSGFSHSFLTVIDQRGTSFYMEGENKPILHKGDPKSMAFPLGSGLVGWVYKNNEPIFIEENNAGQAASSLLGASATTIDFMSVICLPLVFQRKTRGVLVLANEDSKRIDEDLKDFLFMVSEYLNQFLENLFLKSKLAEARTALQKVNPAKNDPVLINDN; from the coding sequence ATGCCTAGAAACGAAATTCTGATTAATATCCTCAGCATCGTCTGTAATGTTTTTGAAGCTCATAGTGTTGTTTTGTTTTTACCGGACGGACAGCACGGATATTCCCTGTCCACTTATTTCAGTCTTGGGGATGACATTTCCCCCAAAGGTACTCCTTTGCAAAAGAAAAGCCTTGCTGGAATTGTGATCGGTAAAAACGAGCCGCTTTTCATTAATAATATGGATCGCAAAGGATCAACAACTCTCGGTTATTATGAGAAGCGTGAGGACTCCAAGGTTAAAGCCTTCATGGGCACTCCGCTGGACCAGTCTTTGGGAGCCATCTGTCTTGACAGTAAACGGACTTATTCTTTCAGCACCAAGGATTTAAAGATTCTTTCCCAGTTCGGAAAGATGATTACCTCCATGCTTTCATGCATTCGTTCCGCTGATGCAGATGGCAGAAAAAATGAATATTTCATGACCCTTAAACTGCTGCATGATCTGCGTAAAAGACAGCCGAAATGGAATTCATTTCTGGACAATTTACTGAGCATGACTGCCAGCACAAGCGGATTTTCCCATTCTTTCCTCACTGTTATCGATCAGAGAGGGACATCTTTTTATATGGAAGGGGAGAACAAACCCATTCTGCATAAGGGTGATCCAAAATCCATGGCCTTCCCGCTTGGAAGCGGTCTTGTCGGCTGGGTTTATAAAAATAATGAGCCGATTTTTATTGAAGAAAATAATGCCGGACAGGCTGCCTCAAGTCTTCTTGGAGCAAGTGCAACAACCATTGATTTTATGAGTGTTATCTGCCTGCCTCTTGTTTTTCAACGTAAGACCCGTGGGGTTCTTGTTCTTGCCAATGAAGATTCAAAACGAATTGACGAGGACTTGAAGGATTTTCTATTTATGGTATCTGAGTATTTAAATCAGTTTCTTGAAAATCTCTTTCTGAAAAGCAAACTTGCGGAAGCACGCACTGCCTTGCAGAAAGTAAATCCGGCCAAAAATGATCCGGTTTTAATCAACGACAACTAA
- the fdnG gene encoding formate dehydrogenase-N subunit alpha, translating to MTNHWNDLQNSDCILIMGSNAAENHPISFKWAVKAQKRGAKIIHVDPRFTRTSARSDAYIPLRSGTDIAVLGGMINYLIKNKRYFHKYMVDYTNASFIVGKDFDFKDGLFSGFDSKTNSYDKSKWAFEVDDKGIPKQDKSLQDPNCVFQILKKHYARYTPEKVSSISGVSVKDLELLYDTYTATGKPNKAGTIMYAMGWTQHSVGVQNIRAMAMIQLMLGNIGIAGGGVNALRGECNVQGSTDYALLYHILPGYLKTPLAGQDSLEQYNNTYTPKSNDPESANWWQHYPKYSASLIKAMYSEDTPEQGYQYLPRLDNHKASQYSWIPLIDRMYEGKFSGSLIWGMNPACSSSDSVKTRKALGKLDWMVNVNLFQCETSDFWKGPDMDPKKIKTETFFIPCASAIEKEGSVSNSGRWMQWRYKGPDAFGDVMTDGHYFHEIWEELKALYEKEGGAYPEPITHLSFDNMCEENDHGHMEFSARKTAKLCNGWFTRDVEVKGKKFKKGQQVPSFAYLQTDGSTTSGNWLYCNSVTDDENKSMRHDASQTKEQANIGLFPNWTWCWPVNRRILYNRASVDEKGQPWAPKKAVIKWNGSKWIGDVPDGGWKPGTRHPFIMRKNGFGQLYGPGRADGPLPEYYEPLECPVKTHPFSKTLHNPTAVQIKGEEKAVCDPRFPFVGTTYRVTEHWQTGSMTRWQDWLVEAEPQMFVEISPELAKLRGIENGEKVTVESVRGSLWAIAMVTERIQPYNINGTDVHMVGMPWHYGWVTPINGGDSANIVTPNVGDPNTGIPEYKAFMVNIRKWKEGDK from the coding sequence ATGACCAACCACTGGAATGACCTTCAGAACAGTGATTGCATTTTGATAATGGGCAGTAACGCTGCCGAAAACCATCCCATTTCATTCAAATGGGCTGTAAAAGCACAGAAACGCGGTGCCAAGATCATTCATGTGGATCCGCGCTTCACTCGTACTTCCGCACGCTCGGATGCATACATCCCCCTGCGTTCCGGTACTGATATCGCAGTGCTTGGCGGGATGATCAACTATCTCATCAAGAACAAGCGTTACTTCCATAAATATATGGTTGATTACACCAACGCTTCTTTTATTGTTGGTAAAGACTTTGATTTCAAAGACGGCCTGTTCTCCGGCTTTGATTCCAAGACCAATTCCTACGACAAATCCAAGTGGGCATTTGAAGTGGACGACAAGGGCATTCCCAAGCAGGATAAGTCCTTGCAAGATCCCAATTGTGTTTTTCAGATCCTGAAAAAACACTATGCCCGTTATACCCCGGAAAAAGTATCCTCCATTTCCGGTGTATCCGTAAAAGATCTCGAATTACTTTACGACACCTACACCGCCACCGGAAAACCGAACAAGGCCGGAACCATCATGTACGCCATGGGCTGGACCCAGCATAGCGTCGGCGTACAGAATATCCGCGCCATGGCCATGATCCAGCTCATGCTCGGTAACATCGGTATTGCTGGCGGCGGCGTTAACGCCCTGCGTGGGGAATGTAACGTGCAGGGCTCCACTGACTATGCCCTGCTCTATCACATCCTCCCCGGCTATCTGAAAACTCCTCTTGCCGGACAGGATTCCCTTGAACAGTACAACAATACGTACACTCCCAAGAGCAACGATCCTGAATCCGCCAACTGGTGGCAGCACTATCCCAAGTACTCGGCCAGCCTGATCAAGGCCATGTACTCTGAAGATACCCCGGAACAGGGCTATCAGTACCTGCCTCGCCTTGATAACCATAAGGCCAGCCAGTATTCTTGGATTCCGCTCATCGACCGTATGTATGAAGGTAAGTTCAGCGGCAGCCTGATCTGGGGTATGAACCCGGCCTGTTCCAGTTCCGATTCCGTCAAGACCCGTAAGGCTCTGGGCAAACTGGACTGGATGGTCAACGTCAACCTCTTCCAGTGCGAAACAAGCGACTTCTGGAAAGGCCCGGACATGGATCCCAAAAAGATCAAGACCGAGACCTTCTTCATTCCCTGTGCTTCTGCAATCGAGAAAGAAGGTTCCGTATCAAACTCCGGTCGCTGGATGCAGTGGCGTTACAAAGGTCCTGACGCTTTTGGCGATGTAATGACCGACGGCCATTACTTCCATGAAATCTGGGAAGAACTTAAAGCCCTCTATGAAAAAGAAGGTGGTGCGTACCCTGAACCCATCACCCACCTAAGCTTTGACAACATGTGCGAGGAAAATGACCACGGCCACATGGAATTCAGTGCCCGTAAAACAGCTAAACTCTGTAACGGCTGGTTTACCCGCGATGTTGAAGTAAAGGGCAAGAAATTCAAAAAAGGACAACAGGTCCCCAGCTTCGCCTACTTGCAGACAGACGGTTCCACTACCTCCGGTAACTGGCTGTACTGCAACTCTGTCACCGATGATGAAAACAAGAGTATGCGTCACGACGCTTCCCAGACCAAGGAACAGGCCAATATCGGACTCTTCCCGAACTGGACATGGTGCTGGCCTGTAAACCGCCGCATCCTCTATAACCGTGCATCCGTTGATGAAAAGGGACAGCCTTGGGCACCTAAGAAAGCAGTCATCAAATGGAACGGTTCCAAGTGGATCGGTGATGTACCTGATGGTGGCTGGAAGCCCGGTACCCGTCATCCGTTCATCATGCGTAAAAACGGCTTCGGACAGCTCTACGGCCCCGGTCGCGCTGACGGTCCCCTGCCGGAATACTACGAACCGCTTGAGTGTCCGGTAAAGACACATCCTTTCTCCAAAACCCTGCACAACCCCACGGCTGTTCAGATCAAGGGTGAGGAAAAGGCAGTTTGCGATCCGCGCTTCCCGTTCGTCGGCACCACCTACCGCGTCACCGAACACTGGCAGACCGGTTCCATGACCCGCTGGCAAGACTGGCTGGTAGAAGCCGAGCCGCAGATGTTCGTGGAAATCAGTCCTGAACTGGCCAAACTGCGCGGCATTGAAAACGGTGAAAAAGTCACTGTTGAAAGTGTACGTGGCTCGCTCTGGGCAATCGCCATGGTTACCGAGCGTATTCAGCCTTACAACATCAACGGAACCGACGTTCACATGGTCGGTATGCCTTGGCACTACGGCTGGGTAACTCCCATCAACGGCGGCGACTCTGCAAACATCGTAACTCCAAACGTAGGCGATCCGAACACCGGTATCCCCGAATACAAGGCCTTCATGGTCAACATCCGCAAGTGGAAGGAGGGTGATAAATAA
- a CDS encoding phosphoglycerate kinase — MRFIDQLDIAGKKLLMRVDFNVPLDGETITDDNRIKAAVPTFKYALEKGASVIVMAHLGKPKGKRVDSLSLAPAAKRLGEYLGMEVPLAPDCIGSEVEKMAAELKPGQVMMLENLRFHAEEQAKTPEERGDFGKQLAALADIYVNDAFGVAHRANASVVDVPYAAKDSCAGFLLKLEWEYLGEALKNARKPYIAVSGGAKVSSKLGILNNLIGKVDDFIIGGAMANTFLLAQGKSVGKSLVEASLVDTAKEIMDKAAGSGTTLHLPTDFIWGKDIDTAQGVCDGDSVPDDGMLLDIGPESAKKFCEVIERSKTIVWNGPMGLFEKQPFAQGSLKVCEAMANLEDATTIVGGGDTDAVVHQAKLEDKFTFISTGGGSFLEFLEGKELPAFKALKENS, encoded by the coding sequence ATGCGCTTCATTGACCAACTTGACATTGCAGGTAAGAAACTGCTGATGAGAGTTGATTTCAACGTCCCTCTGGACGGTGAAACCATCACTGACGACAACCGCATCAAGGCCGCAGTCCCTACCTTTAAATATGCTCTTGAAAAGGGTGCCTCGGTTATCGTCATGGCCCATCTGGGTAAACCTAAAGGCAAAAGGGTAGATTCCTTGAGCCTTGCCCCCGCTGCCAAACGTCTTGGCGAATATCTTGGAATGGAAGTCCCCCTTGCGCCTGACTGCATTGGTTCCGAGGTGGAAAAAATGGCTGCCGAGCTTAAACCCGGACAGGTTATGATGCTCGAAAACTTGCGTTTTCACGCTGAAGAGCAGGCCAAGACACCTGAAGAGCGTGGCGATTTCGGTAAACAACTCGCCGCTCTGGCTGATATTTATGTTAATGACGCTTTTGGCGTGGCCCATCGTGCCAACGCTTCTGTTGTTGACGTTCCTTATGCTGCAAAAGACAGCTGCGCCGGTTTCCTGCTCAAGCTGGAATGGGAATACCTCGGAGAAGCACTCAAGAATGCCCGCAAACCTTACATCGCAGTTTCCGGTGGTGCCAAGGTTTCCTCCAAACTCGGCATCCTCAACAACCTGATCGGCAAAGTTGATGATTTCATCATCGGCGGTGCTATGGCCAACACCTTCTTGCTCGCTCAGGGCAAGTCTGTTGGTAAATCTCTTGTTGAAGCGAGCCTTGTGGATACTGCTAAAGAAATCATGGACAAAGCTGCCGGTTCCGGCACCACTCTGCACCTGCCCACTGACTTTATTTGGGGTAAGGATATTGATACCGCGCAGGGTGTTTGCGATGGCGACAGTGTACCTGATGATGGTATGCTACTCGATATCGGGCCCGAATCTGCCAAGAAGTTCTGCGAAGTGATCGAAAGATCCAAGACAATAGTCTGGAACGGTCCCATGGGTCTGTTCGAAAAACAACCTTTCGCGCAGGGTTCCCTCAAGGTCTGCGAAGCTATGGCAAATCTTGAAGACGCCACCACAATCGTTGGCGGCGGTGATACCGACGCAGTTGTGCATCAGGCCAAGCTTGAAGATAAGTTCACTTTTATCTCCACCGGCGGCGGTTCATTCCTCGAATTTCTCGAAGGTAAAGAACTTCCCGCATTCAAAGCGCTCAAGGAGAACAGCTAA
- the gcvT gene encoding glycine cleavage system aminomethyltransferase GcvT, which translates to MTALRTTPLTEWHRENGAKLVPFAGFEMPVQYKGIIVEHKHTRENVGIFDISHMGEFKLTGKGAKDGLNKLVTQNLDTLAPGKCRYGFLPNEKGGVLDDLIIYCLAEDSYMLVVNGSCEDGDFNWIDSRLPEGLNFENISYETAKIDLQGPLALDVLESVFGRDFKHLKYFNFEETEFDGYKLIISRTGYTGELGYEFYLPADKAVSLWEKLVADEKVEPIGLGARDTLRLECGYPLYGQDLDTEHNPREGGYSFLLSADAYTDVKEILIPLTIEGRRSARHDDIVMLDGKEVGKVTSGSFSPTLGYSIALAYVAKDAAEAENFTIKGARKDLEAKKSELPFYKEGTARKKLD; encoded by the coding sequence TTGACTGCACTGCGCACTACCCCCCTGACTGAATGGCACCGTGAAAACGGCGCTAAACTTGTTCCTTTTGCCGGCTTTGAGATGCCTGTCCAATATAAAGGCATTATCGTTGAGCATAAGCATACCCGTGAAAATGTCGGAATCTTCGACATCAGCCACATGGGTGAATTTAAACTTACCGGAAAAGGTGCCAAAGACGGTTTAAACAAACTGGTTACCCAGAATCTGGATACTCTCGCACCGGGCAAATGCCGTTACGGTTTTCTGCCCAACGAAAAAGGCGGCGTCCTTGATGATCTGATCATCTATTGCCTTGCTGAAGACTCTTACATGTTGGTAGTTAACGGCTCCTGCGAAGACGGTGACTTCAACTGGATTGATTCCAGACTTCCTGAAGGCCTGAACTTTGAAAATATTTCTTACGAGACCGCAAAAATTGACCTTCAAGGTCCTTTGGCTCTCGATGTTCTGGAATCCGTTTTCGGACGTGATTTTAAACACCTTAAGTATTTCAACTTTGAAGAAACCGAATTTGACGGCTACAAGCTGATCATCAGCCGTACCGGATACACCGGCGAACTGGGCTACGAATTCTACCTCCCCGCAGACAAAGCCGTTTCCCTGTGGGAAAAACTTGTTGCGGATGAAAAGGTTGAACCCATCGGACTCGGCGCACGCGACACCCTGCGCCTTGAGTGTGGTTATCCCCTCTATGGTCAGGATCTCGATACCGAGCACAATCCCCGTGAAGGCGGCTACAGCTTCTTGCTTTCCGCGGATGCCTACACCGATGTAAAGGAAATCCTTATTCCGTTGACCATCGAAGGCCGCCGCTCTGCCCGTCACGATGACATTGTCATGCTCGATGGCAAAGAAGTTGGTAAAGTTACCAGCGGTTCCTTCTCCCCTACTCTCGGCTATTCTATCGCACTGGCTTACGTTGCCAAAGATGCTGCTGAAGCCGAAAACTTCACCATCAAGGGCGCACGCAAGGACCTGGAGGCTAAGAAGAGCGAGTTACCTTTTTATAAAGAGGGTACTGCCCGTAAGAAACTGGATTAA
- a CDS encoding class I SAM-dependent methyltransferase: MFKELMDINSRPLPFEFYTASDLWTDEHIATQMLNYHLHPEIDAASRNSSFISESSEWIITRFDLASGKKVADFGCGPGLYTTAFAQAGANVTGIDFSTNSLAYARKQASNKSLEVDYINADYLEFNTDQRFEFITMIMCDFCALSPAQRRKILHKFHNLLDLDGSVLLDVFSLSAFKNLSEEHTFEPNLMDGFWSVGDYFGFMNRFKYESEKVVLEKYDIIEAERTRTIYNWLQYFSPDDLEAEFLHCGFSKIELLGNVAGNKYQNESNEFAVIAHK, from the coding sequence ATGTTTAAAGAACTTATGGACATTAATTCACGTCCCCTGCCTTTTGAATTCTATACAGCATCCGACCTTTGGACCGATGAACACATCGCCACACAGATGCTGAACTACCATTTACACCCCGAAATTGATGCGGCCTCCCGCAATTCATCGTTCATTTCTGAATCATCGGAATGGATAATAACCCGGTTTGATTTGGCATCCGGTAAAAAAGTTGCTGACTTCGGATGCGGTCCCGGTCTGTACACAACTGCTTTTGCGCAAGCCGGAGCAAATGTAACCGGAATAGACTTCTCAACGAATTCTCTTGCTTATGCCCGTAAACAGGCTAGCAACAAGAGTCTTGAAGTCGATTATATCAATGCCGATTATCTGGAATTCAACACAGATCAGCGTTTTGAATTCATCACCATGATCATGTGTGATTTCTGCGCTCTCAGTCCTGCCCAACGCCGAAAGATTCTCCATAAATTCCATAATCTTCTCGATTTAGATGGTTCTGTTCTGCTTGATGTTTTTTCCCTGAGTGCTTTTAAGAACCTCTCGGAAGAACATACTTTTGAACCCAATCTTATGGATGGTTTCTGGTCGGTTGGAGACTACTTTGGATTTATGAACAGATTTAAATATGAATCCGAAAAGGTTGTTCTAGAAAAATATGACATCATTGAGGCTGAACGTACTCGCACAATTTACAACTGGTTGCAGTACTTCTCTCCTGATGATTTGGAAGCAGAATTCCTCCATTGCGGATTCAGCAAAATTGAATTGCTGGGTAACGTGGCCGGAAACAAGTACCAAAACGAAAGCAATGAATTTGCTGTCATTGCTCATAAGTAG
- a CDS encoding NUDIX domain-containing protein, with protein sequence MKKKFVQIEVVDRNNRPLTSMDIQEVHRQSLRHRSVIILVYDYEGKLFLQKRSPRKKIYAGRWDVSANAHVLTGESNEKAALRELEHELGIRSSGLKLIEEIEASSETGYEFISLYVLDKLSTFPELNKEEADSGFFYSESELDWLIREYRELLVPSLVFLHERSLLFKFK encoded by the coding sequence GTGAAAAAAAAGTTCGTTCAAATCGAAGTTGTCGACCGGAACAACCGACCCTTAACAAGTATGGACATTCAAGAAGTCCATCGTCAATCACTGCGCCATCGCTCGGTGATTATACTTGTCTACGACTATGAAGGAAAACTTTTTCTTCAAAAAAGAAGCCCCCGCAAAAAAATATATGCCGGACGCTGGGATGTTTCCGCAAACGCGCACGTCCTTACCGGAGAATCCAATGAAAAAGCCGCTCTACGCGAGCTTGAGCATGAACTGGGTATCCGCAGTTCCGGCCTGAAGCTGATTGAAGAAATCGAAGCCTCATCTGAAACAGGATACGAATTCATTTCCCTTTACGTTCTGGACAAGTTGAGCACATTTCCCGAACTGAACAAGGAAGAAGCTGATTCCGGATTCTTTTATTCTGAAAGTGAACTGGACTGGTTAATCCGTGAATATCGCGAATTACTGGTTCCGTCCCTTGTTTTCCTACATGAACGATCTCTGCTCTTCAAATTCAAATAA